A part of Paenibacillus donghaensis genomic DNA contains:
- a CDS encoding response regulator transcription factor, whose product MAEHYNRILVVDDEERIRRLLKMYLEKEGYEIDEAEDGEIALRKATANDYGLILLDVMLPGIDGIEVLTRLRGVKSTPVLMLTAKGEEINRVQGFEMGADDYVVKPFSPREVIYRVKAIMRRSSATAFLSKESNSSNNIVFPHLIIEHDAHRVTAGGQEVSLTPKEYELLHYLAISPDKVFSREELLKDVWNYEFFGDLRTVDTHVKRLREKLNKVSPESAAMITTVWGVGYKLEVPK is encoded by the coding sequence ATGGCAGAGCATTATAATAGAATTCTGGTGGTGGATGACGAGGAACGCATCCGCCGTCTGCTGAAAATGTATCTGGAGAAGGAAGGCTATGAGATCGATGAAGCGGAGGATGGCGAAATTGCGCTGCGCAAAGCGACAGCCAATGACTATGGCCTGATTCTGCTGGATGTGATGCTGCCGGGCATCGACGGTATTGAAGTGCTGACAAGGCTGCGTGGAGTCAAGTCAACACCGGTGCTGATGCTTACGGCAAAAGGCGAGGAGATCAACCGGGTGCAGGGTTTTGAAATGGGAGCCGATGATTATGTGGTGAAGCCCTTCAGCCCGCGCGAGGTCATCTACCGGGTGAAGGCGATTATGCGCCGTTCTTCCGCTACGGCGTTTTTATCCAAAGAGAGCAACTCGAGCAACAATATTGTATTTCCGCATCTCATTATTGAACACGATGCCCACCGCGTAACCGCAGGCGGACAGGAAGTGAGCCTGACGCCCAAGGAATATGAGCTGCTGCATTATTTGGCGATTTCCCCGGACAAGGTATTCTCGCGTGAGGAATTGCTGAAGGATGTATGGAACTATGAATTTTTCGGAGATCTGCGCACCGTGGACACTCATGTGAAGCGGCTGCGCGAGAAGCTGAACAAGGTATCTCCGGAGTCGGCAGCGATGATCACAACGGTATGGGGCGTCGGCTATAAACTAGAGGTGCCCAAATAA
- the ccsA gene encoding cytochrome c biogenesis protein CcsA — protein MTLLDFSSDVFIGAFLFYSVAFMLFTIAVMGRKWSGRKPEQHTARWGTIAFVASSVALLGHLLYFITRWIGSGHIPVSNMYEFMTFLSMMVIVAFTVIYAIYRTTVLGVFAIPIALILMAYAAVFPQEVQPLIPPLKSIYLNIHVTLAALGESFFAVGFASGLMYLLRTVNFASRERSDRKQQRLVEFTLFSILVIIAFLGTVFAFRGAGYETIFVRTNVTIDSPGQENSTIEKVSYKMPPIVAPYQGEIESFQPFLGLRQPLFEAPSWMNGVNAGRKFNTVLWSLLSGLVLYIFIRLLVRKPLGRALHPVMDGIDERDLDEITYRAIAIGFPIFTLGALIFAMIWAEVAWGRFWGWDPKEVWALVTWLFYSAYLHLRLARGWQGRKSAWLAVLGFLVVMFTLVGVNLVIAGLHSYAGTD, from the coding sequence ATGACCCTGCTTGATTTCAGCAGTGATGTTTTTATTGGCGCTTTTTTATTCTACAGTGTGGCTTTTATGCTGTTCACGATTGCGGTGATGGGCCGCAAATGGTCCGGCCGCAAGCCGGAGCAGCACACTGCCCGCTGGGGCACCATCGCATTTGTTGCTTCCTCAGTAGCTCTGCTGGGCCATCTGCTGTATTTCATCACCCGCTGGATCGGCTCGGGCCATATTCCGGTCAGCAATATGTATGAGTTCATGACTTTTTTATCGATGATGGTTATAGTAGCCTTTACAGTCATTTATGCGATCTACCGCACTACGGTGCTGGGCGTGTTCGCGATTCCGATTGCGCTGATCCTGATGGCTTATGCAGCCGTATTTCCCCAGGAGGTTCAGCCGCTGATTCCTCCGCTGAAATCGATCTATCTTAATATTCATGTGACGCTGGCGGCGCTGGGTGAATCGTTTTTTGCGGTTGGATTTGCTTCGGGGCTGATGTATCTGCTGCGTACGGTGAATTTTGCAAGCCGGGAGCGCAGTGACCGCAAACAGCAGCGGCTGGTCGAATTCACCCTGTTTTCCATCCTGGTTATCATTGCGTTTCTGGGCACCGTGTTCGCTTTTCGGGGGGCAGGATACGAAACCATTTTCGTAAGGACAAACGTAACGATTGACAGCCCTGGGCAGGAAAATAGTACAATAGAGAAAGTGAGTTATAAAATGCCGCCTATTGTGGCACCTTATCAGGGCGAAATTGAGAGTTTCCAGCCATTTCTTGGCCTTCGCCAGCCTCTCTTTGAAGCACCGTCCTGGATGAACGGGGTGAATGCGGGGCGGAAATTCAACACTGTGCTCTGGTCCCTGCTCTCAGGGCTTGTTCTTTATATCTTCATCCGTCTTCTTGTCCGCAAACCTCTCGGCAGAGCGCTTCATCCCGTAATGGATGGCATTGATGAGCGGGATCTCGATGAGATTACGTACAGGGCCATAGCTATAGGGTTCCCGATCTTTACTCTGGGAGCGTTGATCTTTGCAATGATCTGGGCTGAGGTGGCCTGGGGCCGATTCTGGGGATGGGACCCCAAGGAAGTCTGGGCGCTGGTTACCTGGCTGTTCTACAGCGCGTATCTCCATCTGCGGCTGGCCCGCGGGTGGCAGGGGCGCAAATCTGCGTGGCTTGCCGTACTTGGCTTTCTAGTTGTAATGTTTACCCTGGTGGGTGTCAATCTGGTCATCGCCGGGCTTCATTCATATGCGGGGACGGACTGA
- a CDS encoding ATP-binding protein, giving the protein MNFWRSLVGKLWATIICLVAVVLVTLGLFLLPYIDSNFANSGAIKRLFTYTCMIGFALTTIFALFLFTKITQPLQSVIAAANNIRRGEYGTRLKLVTSDEIGQLATTFNHMAEELEENIRSLNHEKGHLSSVLRSMSDAVVTFDTDGRIILTNPHGQTLLETWSGLDWGQESQSELNLASAASVLKEVPPPLQPLFISTLKQGGDQRANVHVRQGVWSVHMAPLHSDNTIRGAVAVLRDVTEEVRLEKMRRDFVANVSHEIRTPLSMMQGYSEALLDGMASSPEESSELIQVIHDESLRMGRLVKDLLDLARMEAGHTDIMKAEVDMNELLERVYRKFAVRAKDREIQLEFSPPEQPLLLKAADEDKLEQVLTNLLDNAFRHTPGGNHIRIAAESRLLEGKRYAEIEIRDQGVGIPPEDLTYIFDRFYKADKARVRGESGGTGLGLAIVKNIVESHHGNISAASKLGEGTTFTLRLPVEK; this is encoded by the coding sequence GTGAACTTCTGGAGAAGCCTTGTAGGCAAGCTGTGGGCGACGATCATCTGTCTGGTTGCTGTCGTGCTGGTTACACTGGGGCTGTTTCTGTTGCCTTATATTGACAGTAATTTTGCTAATTCCGGGGCTATCAAACGATTATTCACCTATACCTGTATGATTGGTTTTGCTTTAACGACTATATTCGCCTTATTTCTATTCACCAAAATCACCCAGCCGCTGCAGAGTGTCATTGCAGCGGCGAACAATATCCGGCGCGGTGAATACGGCACCCGGCTGAAGCTGGTGACCAGCGATGAGATCGGCCAGCTGGCAACCACCTTCAATCACATGGCCGAGGAGCTGGAAGAGAATATCCGCAGCCTGAATCATGAGAAGGGGCATCTGTCCAGTGTGCTGCGCAGCATGAGTGATGCGGTCGTAACCTTCGATACGGATGGGCGGATTATTCTCACCAACCCGCACGGGCAGACACTGCTGGAAACCTGGAGTGGCCTAGACTGGGGGCAGGAGAGTCAGTCGGAGCTTAATCTGGCTTCCGCTGCGTCTGTCCTCAAAGAAGTGCCGCCGCCGCTGCAGCCGTTGTTCATCAGTACGCTGAAGCAAGGCGGTGATCAGCGCGCCAATGTGCATGTACGGCAGGGTGTATGGTCTGTGCACATGGCTCCGCTCCATTCCGACAATACGATCCGCGGTGCGGTAGCTGTGCTGCGGGACGTAACAGAAGAGGTGCGGCTGGAGAAGATGCGCCGCGACTTCGTGGCGAATGTCTCCCATGAGATCCGCACGCCGCTCTCGATGATGCAAGGTTACAGCGAGGCGCTGCTGGACGGAATGGCCTCTTCGCCGGAAGAGAGCAGCGAGCTGATCCAGGTGATCCATGACGAATCCCTGCGGATGGGCCGGCTGGTGAAGGACCTGCTGGACCTGGCCCGTATGGAGGCTGGCCACACGGATATCATGAAGGCCGAGGTGGACATGAACGAGCTGTTGGAGCGGGTCTACCGCAAATTTGCCGTTCGGGCGAAGGATCGGGAGATTCAGCTGGAATTCAGTCCTCCGGAGCAGCCGCTCCTGTTGAAGGCAGCAGATGAAGACAAGCTGGAGCAGGTGCTGACGAATCTGCTCGACAATGCATTCCGCCACACACCGGGCGGAAATCATATCCGCATCGCCGCTGAGAGCAGGCTTCTCGAAGGTAAACGATATGCCGAGATTGAGATCCGTGATCAGGGTGTGGGCATTCCACCGGAGGATCTGACTTATATCTTTGACCGCTTCTACAAAGCGGACAAAGCGCGGGTGCGCGGCGAATCGGGCGGCACGGGACTTGGGCTGGCGATCGTCAAGAACATCGTCGAGTCACATCACGGCAATATCTCCGCCGCCAGCAAGCTGGGCGAAGGCACCACCTTCACCCTTCGACTGCCTGTCGAAAAATAG